Within Desmodus rotundus isolate HL8 chromosome 6, HLdesRot8A.1, whole genome shotgun sequence, the genomic segment accctttgggttcacaggctggcactcaaccactgagccacaccagcgagggctaaTTGCCTTTTTAGATTTGAGAAGGGAAGTTCCAGAGGAAGCATGTATACACATTCTTATATAATCACAGGTTGTAAGTCTGTTTAGCATCTAAGGAACTTAGGGACTTCAAAGTAAGAATGTACAGGTGCAGTTTCTTATTAACTCTGTTACTCTTTTCAGTGATTCTTGAACCACAAGTAGAAAGTGTTtaagttttttgtttcattttgtaaatagAAGGCTTGCCATGACCCCGGCAGCGATACTTGAGTATCCTGGCAGTTTTACTCCTTTGCCCCCCATGCATGCGGGAAAAGTGAAGTTTCTCAGAAAGGGCTCCTTGGCCCACCTGCCTGCTGCCTTATTATTACAGGTCAGGGAAGCTGGTTGGAGACAAGGCCCCAGGTGCCCCACAAGTCAGTATTCGCTGCAGTGAGGCTCGGGGTGCCCTCCCGTTCCCGCAGGGCCCAGTGGTAACTGCGGGGGGCCTATGGTGAGCTGTGCAGAAGGGCTACGGATGACTGCGTTTCCCTGTGGTGCGCGGGGTCCCACAGGGATGAGAGCAGATTAGACCGTGTGGTGGTTAAAGCTGTGTCACCGTGCCAACACGTGTGGCAGCATCTGCAAACTCGCTTGCATAGTAAGAGGTCCCTAATGCGAAGGCGTCCTCCGTGACCAACAAGGACACCGCAGCGGTCTCCACTAACTTGTTCTCTGCAAATGGGAGGCAGCGACTGCATGGGAGGGGACAGGCCGCCCCAGAGTGGCCTGGACGAGGCGAACCAAGAGGCGGGCAGGTGAGGCTCCAGAGCCTGCACGAGTAAGACCTGAGAGCGGCAAATGGGCCACTGGGAAAGCGGCCACTCAGAACTCGGAGGGGAGGACTGGACGGCTGGGCTTCGCCTGCCGGTTTGGTTGCTGGTTGGGACCCCAAGTCTGTGAGGCGgcactttccctccctcccccgccctcgGGCCGTGGGCACGCTGTGCACAGGGCTGCACACTGCCCTCGTGGGCGTTGCCTCACCTCGGCCATGGCTGCCCGCGCCAGCCAGTCGCCTGGCTTTTCTAGAAGCCAGCAAGCACGGAGAGGTCTGATGCTGAGCAGAGTCTTCACAGCCCGGGACGGCGAGTCAGCCGACCAGGCGTGTCTCAGCACTGGCACCCACGAGGTGACGCCTTCCGCACACAGGCATGTACTGTCCCCCCAGCCCCATGCTCCACAAACACCCGGTAAacatctgcaaaccaaaggcatGCTTTGCCACGAATTCTCTTTACTGTTAAAAGGCGTGCGTACAGTGTGTGTGGAACATGAGTGCCCGCAGAGGGCCCCCGTGCCTATCAGTGGGTCCCGGCCCCACCCATGGTCCCTTGTCACAGAGGAGCAGGAGCGCCCGGGTGGATTCGGTGGCCGAGCCGTGAGCGGAGCAGGCGTGGGGTGGCTGCCGGATGCACCTGCGCGCAGAGAGAGGCTGCGTCTGTGAGTGTGCCCCGTGGGTGGATGCTCACTCGGCTCCTCTTACAGTTAACATTCTGTATTCCCTGCTCCCGTTTCGGCCTCGCCCGCGACCTCTTCATCTTCCTCCAGAGCCGCTTTGGCATCTTGAAACTGCTGGTACTCGGACACCAGGTCGTGGACATTGCCCTCGGCCTCCACGAACTCGCCAATGTCCATGCCCTCGCCGGTGTACCAGTGCACGAAGGCCTTCCTGCGGAACATGGCCGAGAAGTGCTCCGACACCCTGGTGAAGAGCTCCTGGATGGCCGTGTTGTTGCCGATGAAGGTGGCGGCCATGTTCAGCCCCCGGGGCGGGATGTCGCAGACGGCCACCTTGACGTTGTTGGGGATCCACTCCACGAAGCTGCTGCTGTCCCTGGTCTGCACGGTGAGCAGCTGCTCGTCCACCTCCTTGGTGGACATCTTACCCCGGAAGATGCAGGCCACCGTCAGGTAGCGGCCGCGCCGGGGGTCACAGGCGGCCATGGTGTTGCGGGCATCGAACATCTGCTGGGTGAGCTCCGCCACCGAGAGGGCCCGGTACTGCTGGCTGCCCTGCGCCGTGAGCGGGGCGAAGCCAGGCATGAAGAAGTGCAGGCGGGGGAAGGGGACCATGTTCACGGCCAGCTTGCGCAGGTCGGCATTGAGCTGGCCGGGGAACCGGAGGGAGGTGGTGATGCCACTCATGGTCAGGGACACCAGGTGGTTGAGGTCGCCGTAGGTGGGCGTGGTGAGCTTCAGTGTGCGGAAGCAGATGTCGTAGAGCGCCTCGTTGTCGATGCAGAAGCAGGCGTCGGCGTTCTCGATCAGCTGGTGGACCGACAGCACGGCGTTGTAGGGCTCCACCACCGTGTCCGACACCTTGGGCGAGGGCATGACGCTGAAGGAGTTGAGGATGCGGTCGGGGTACTCCTCCCTGATCTTGTTCAACAGCAGCGTTCCCATGCCCGAGCCCGTGCCCCCGCCCAGTGAGTGCACCAGCTGGAAGCCCTGCAGGCAGTCGCAGGCCTCGCTCTCCGCCCGCACCACGTCCAGGACGCTCTCCAGCAGCTCCGCGCCCTCCGTGTAGTGGCCCTTGGCCCAGTTGTTGCCGGCCCCAGAGTTACCTGCGGCAGAGGAGTCACGGTCACGGGCCGGACTcggggaggtggggtggaaggagcAGGACACCGCCAGGAGGCGGGAAGGCCTACCGTGGACGAAGCTGTCCGGCTGGAAGAGGGCTCCCAGCCTGCTGGACCGGATGCTGTCCATCGTCCCTGGTTCCAGGTCCACCAAGACGGCTCGGGGCACATACTTCTTACCTGCATGGAAAAGTAGGAAGTCAGCAAACTGTTGTTTTTCTACAAGTTAATGTTCCATCAAAATAGAACCTCATGACCCGgggccaaaaagaaaagaaaaaaaataaaaaggtatctTTGGTAGAAAGAGATTGAAATTGCATCCTGACCCTACAAATCTATAAAACAccttagaaattctttttttcattattctgtcCTGTTGTGTCACTAATGACAGAATTTGTTCTTATTGGAAACGCTtctagttttcattaaaaaaccaaaaaaaggaagGTTGGTGCTTAAACTGCTCATGTTAAGATGTGGGTTCCCATTCAGTGACTTCTTTGAACAGGACTTGGGGACCATCACTCAGGAttctgctgctctgcctggacCTCACTCACGTGACCGCTTATGATCCCCCTCTGACCACTGCCCCGGGACTGGTGGCCGCTGGCAGCCCGGGCACAGCGTCCTACCGTGGGCCTCGTTGTAGTACACGCTGATCCTCTCCAGCTGCAAGGCGCAGTCCCCGCCATAGCTGCCCACCGCGTCGATCCCGTGCTCCTCACCAATCACCTCCCAGAACTgaaagcagaggagggagctCAGTGTGCAGGGGGACCCTGAGAAAGGTTGTGTCGGCTCCAGCGAGCCCCCAGGTTGAACGGGAGATGGGCAAAGGTCTGTTTCCCGGGTCTGCGTGACCGTCCCCCCCCCAAGACACACTTTCGGTCCTTTTCATCCATGTCCTTGCCGTGGCACCATTCCCTTGCTTCCTCTGCCGCCTGCGGCTCTGAGTctgtacccccaccccccaccctgagcTCCCAAAGGGAACTAGCAACGCTCATTACCGCACTGGACTTTGCTCCTGTTAAATTCAGGCTCTTGTGTTCACGGAGGCGGTTGGTTCAGATTAGAAGCTCCCATCAGACAAGGAGTCAGTCTGTCATCCCTCCTTGCAGTGCTTCCAGCGGGTCAAGTCTAGGCTCCGGCATGGAAACAGACCGGACCCTCAGCTGGTTTCACCACAGTATCGCATTTCACTGTGGAGGTGTGTTTTCGTGCAGCTTACCCAACCCCCACGACCGGGACATCCAGGCCCAGTTCAGGCCATGTGCATTTTGGGCATCGGGTGCGCACACAATTAAAAACCACACACGGCTTCTTCTCTGGGAACTGTTTGAAACATACCACACTTCCAATCGCATGCACGGTATTTATTATCAATAACAGAGCTACGTGCCAAGCTCTTGTACCGGAAACAATTACTCAGCTGCTTTTCACCGCCCTGGCAGCACATAGTCCAACGCAATGACTATATTCATTTATGTTAAAGTCCTCCGAGGCTTTTCCCCGACGTATCTTATAAATGCTGGTTCTGCTCCAGCCATGGTCTGTCTTACAGTAAATTGTCAGCACTGTTGAGGTGTGGAAGAATATGTAAGTGTAAGTTCAGCGACACCACACATTGAATGTAACTAGTTCAAGTTCTTAGGTAGTTGCCGGGGCTCTAACCAGTAGGCCACACCGTTCCGGAGTGAGAGCTGAGACCGTATCTAGAGCTGCGCCCCTCCTAACGGTCTGCATTATCTTCCAACTTCAGagccggggtgggagggggctcgGACCTCCCACATCCCTGTGCACCTTAGTTTTGGGCGTCTTGTCACCGTGGCCTGGAAAGGGGGCGGCCTCCCTCCCAGCGGCAGTGGTCCCTGCCCCAGGAGTTCACCCCTGCGTTGGAAGACCGGTTTTTGCCCAGGTGCATCCTTCAGTAGGACAGCCAAAAGTGGGAAGCAATCCCAGGGCCCGTGGAGGGAGGCGTGGGTGCACGAAGTGGTCTGGCTGTCCAATGGGGTATCATTAGTCAGCCCtaagacaggaaggaaactgacaCCTGCTACCGCGTGGGTGAGCCTGGAGGACATCTCGCTCAGTGACGCGAGCCAGGCGCCAAAGGACAAAGTCTATAGATGCCACTTACATGAGGGACCTAGAGGGGTCAGATGTACAGAGACGGAGTAGGAAAGGGGTGCCAGGGCCGAGGGAAGAAGAATGGGGAGAGCAGGTTTAATGGGGGCAGTTTCAGTTTTGCCAGGTTCCCTGAATAATAAACTTTGAAATGGCTAAGATGGTAAAATTTCATGctgtgttttaccacaatttttttaaattaaaagatagTTTTAATACAGTTCGTACttgtaaaattcattttaaaatagcaatgagaACAATCAGATACTGTGGCATTGGTCATCTTAAAATGAGGgttggagccctggccaggtagctcagttggttagtcaTCCCCATGTGGtgaagttgtgggttcgatccccggtcagagcacatacaaggaATGTcgaagtaagtggaacaacaaatcaatgtttctctcctctgttctcctctcctctctctctttttctctctccctccctctccccctctctctaaaatcaataaataaaagtttttaaaaatcagaatggaGGCATTGAGTTTTGTCAATCGGTTTTCTTAGTGTTAGCCAACTTGATCACCTCCTTCATGGAAAAATttaagggaggaggagaaaaactcATGTATATTCCAGAGGgagtattttcattctttttgctaCTGTGCACAAAACTTTTAGGTTTACCTCTTTACTTTTCTATTGTACATTAAATGGTAGTAAGTACTTGATCTTTTCTAGCTGTATAACATAAAtttgggagaaaaggggaaggtaGCTTACTGATGTGGTATCAGAAGTTACCCaacacactttggaaaactggAGACAAATTACAGTTTTTGGATACGAAACGCTCATTGCTGCATGAAGTAAAAATGGCGATGTGTGTGCCGTACACCTGGGACTCGACGAATTAAACCAACCCTGTAAGCCTTTGCTATTTCCCGTGTCATTTTAATTAAAGGCATTAATAATCAATACCCAGCAAGCGCACGCCGTCAGTCAGCTTGGCTCACGGAGGCAGTGCCTTGGCAGGCGGCAGCACCTGGGGCCACCGTGGAGCCAGTACCGGGGATGGGGGTCTCCTTACCTTGGCTCCAATCTGGTTGCCACACTGGCCAATCTGGATGTGTACAATTTCTCGCATCCTTGCTCGTGCCCAAGTGCAAGGTCTTCACAAGCGCAGACTCTGGGACAGCCTCCTTCACTGAGTGAGCCCAGCGCGACTCTGGTCCACGCAGCAATGGGGCCAGCTGACCCAGCCACCCAGCTAGGGGGACACAAGGGTGTGTCCAGCCCagaggcccagcccccacccttctGTGCTGTCTGTGGTCATCCTAGTGAAGGGGGTGGTTTTCTCTCCCAACATACAAGATTGCCTGGTCATTTCCTAGAGTTCATGGCCAAAGGCTGCCTTTGTGCTCTGTGTCTGGAGGACCGGCCCAAGGTGTGGGCACCAGTCGGTGAGGCACTGGGTGTGACAACTGAGCTGAggcccccagctcccaggggtGACCGGAACCACCTCCTGAGAACTGCCCCACCCACGCCAGTTGAGTTATTAGAAACCCTTTTGTCCAGACTTGACAGACGGGACCACGCACGGTGTCCCAGAGCACAAAGTGACTTCACATCAGCCACACAACCAGTAGGGCATCCCCCCACCCTCGCGTAAGAACCCACCACGGCACCCATGGTCTTCCGCCACGTTTCCAAAGGAGTGGTCCCGAAGCCACCGGTGGCACGATGGCACAGGGGGACTTCAGAGGGACGCCTGGGTGGAACTTGGCCAGAGTTGTCACAGCAACATGTGATTCTCCAGAGTCTGGAGAACCACAGTCGAGAGAGAAATCTAATCTCCAGCCTGGCCCCCCTTaccttcccagccccttctccagACTTCGGCCCTCAGAGGGCCCTCCTGGCTGGGAGGGGACGGGAGGGCACGTCCACCTGGACCATGGGTCTGTGGCCTGCTCCTACACTTGCCCACCACCCCGTTCGCTCCCTTCCTTCCAACCTCCACTGGCTCTGCACGCTGCTCTGTCCCTGTCCTGCGTAGCCTTCTGTCCAGGCCTGGGCCTGCCTGCCCCTTCGGTGCCCTCCCTAGCCCTGTGCTCTGTTGTCCCCTTTGCTCTTGTTCCCCTGTCCGGGGACTTATGGCTCGCCTTCGGTTTCCTTGAGCAGATCATGGGTTCTCTGAGCACCGCATGGACTCACAACCACATTTGCTAAGGCCCAGCCCGAGGGCTCTGCGCAGGgggacacagaggaggaaacccgcttggccaggtcctcagcttccttccctgGACTCCCAGCAAACCACCTGCAAAACCAAGCCCAGGCCCCACCACCCGCTCcccacagccagccctgcccagcagcACAGAGCTCCAGAGGTGCAGACCACTGCTCCGTCCTGAAGCCCCCAACATGTGAGCAAGCCTCCTCAGCAAGCACCTGctccctgaggcctctctccagcATCTTCCTGGCTCCCCAAGGCGGGCCCCATTCACTGAATAGCCACCAACAGGGACCTGCCGTATGCTGGGTGCACCCATTGGGAGCTGGGGGTTCTGGAAAGGAGTAGACAGGTGGGGGGCAGCCCCTGGGGTCACAGATCTCTCCGAAGAAGTGACAGGTTTAGGAAGACATAATCCCCCAGGACGTGGATCCAAAACAGGACTGAACTGGACTCAGAGTCGCTGGTCCCTGTCCTCCCTGCCTCTGACCAGATGGGTGACATCAGCTGAGGGGTCTGTCCTGCCTCCCAAGCCCCGTCCTGACCCTCAGCTCCTAAACCCCGTGCCCTTTCTATGTGCCTGGAGAGGCTCAAGACGTGAGGTCAGTGGTACAGGCAGGAAAGTTACTAACAACAgacttttggggggaaatagcCTCTACCCACTCCCACAGGCATTGATCCACAGAATGGAGGAGCCTGGCTGTGCACTGAAAGGGGAAAGGACTTTGTCCCCCGGGGCCCACGCCAGGACTGCTCCAGTCCACCACTGTGACACCATAGTGACACCATAGGACAGGTTCTGGACTGGGGGAGCAGTCGCTGTGAAGGGCATCACTAGGACAGCGATGGGCATCTGGATCACTGTGGGTTACGTAATAACATTGTATCCATGTTCGAGTTCCTGCATGTGACCAGGGCTCCGCTTATGCAAATAGAAATCCATGTTTTCAGGAGATACTGTGACGCATTCAAGGTGGAGCCACCAGGGCTGCAACTTAGTTGCCAACTTTTAGGCAACACAGTAACGATGTGATAGGAGGGGGGTGGAGAGGTAAGCCAATGTGGCCAAGCGTTAACAACCCTCACAACCGTGGCACAGGGTTAGTACTCTGCTAACACTTCCCAAGTTTGGAATTTCTTTCTACCCAAATCTGCAGGACTGCAGGCCTCACAGACAAGGCCTCACTGGCTGCTTCTGATTCAAACCGTACCACCCCCAATGGTGAAGAgtaaattcaagaggaaggaattCGCAGGTGCTTAGCGGTACTTTCCACAAAAAAGAAgtccccccagcccccttccctccattccccctcctgccctccctacCTTCCCCCCACTCATCTGACTCCCACAGAGCCCTAGGGCAACTCCCCACCCGCCTGTCCTCCTGGGGCTCCGTGACCTTCCCCATGACCTTCCTCGAAGCCCCTGGGTCACAGACACCCCCTCCCTTGGCCCCAGCACTTCACTTCACTGTGTTTGCTAATTACTTCTAGGCCTGCCTTATCTCCTTCAGCTTGGGAACTGCCGCTCTTGTCACCTCTGAGTCCCCAACAGGCAGGTTGGGGACAGGGCCTCAGCAAACACACCTGGCAAGTGTGAGCGGCCATGCTCCGCACAGCAGGTGTTCCTGGAGGCAGTGATGTACTTATTCCAAGTTTGTCCTTGTGGAGGGTGGGGCTGAAGCCCAAGGGCCTTTCCACCGTCCAGAAGAGGTGGTTTCGGCTGAAAGTACAAACTGTTCCAAAAGACAAGCATGTCAGGGGAGGCCTGTCCACAGAGTAGGTGGTCCTGGGGGAAGTGGCATGgaccagggaggagaggggaggagcctTTGATCTTCATGGGCTTATTCTTTGCTGTGTGAGCAGAGTCTCAGAGGTCGCCCCTCCCTGAGCACACTCCTCTGGGCCATCCCCATTTGCTCAGGGAGGGGAAGGCCAGGTTTGCAGATGAGCGCATAAAAGGTTTTCCTGTTAATGGGGCAGTTGGCAAAAGGGCAAAGAGAGGTCCCTGTTTGCATTGATGCAGTCAGTGTTTGCCCAGGCTGAGCCTCAGACGCTGCcgctgagggggtggggcagcggGTGAGGGCAGGTGCCGCCTCCTCCCTGAACCTGCATTTTCTCAGTGGCAGCACAGGGTGACGGGCCTAGGTTCGCTGCGAGGACCGAGAGCCTTTGCAGGCCATTTCCAAGGCTGCTTCACAGGAGGCTAGAAGTTGTGGTTCACTGTACATGGATGGTACCCTCCTTTCCAGGTAGTAAGCACCTACTACACACCACGCTGAGCTCGTCGTGGGCACAGAGGGCTGGCTATCCAAGTTTGAAGGGTCTGGGTAGAGTGCCGGGGTAGGCCACACATGGGTTTGCAAAGTGTCCACTCTGTCTGCATCCCTTTGTCCTTCTGGTGGAGGTGGCTGTGTCCCCGAGGTTGTCCTCGACAACCAAGTCATAAAGCCAGCGCGGGGTGAGTACATTGTGCCTTCTCAGACCAACAGTAGCGGCCCTTCCCTGGGACACGGGCGAGCCGTGTCCCCTGAGTGGCTGGTGTCACTCAAGCTCTGCTCTCCTGCCCGGATAAAGGCAACCAAccttccactccccaccccacccgtgGCCCGGCAGCCCTGAGCTGCAGCAAGGAATTAAAAATGGCTATCTGTGAGGAAGGACGGTCCTTTTGTCCTGTGCAGAAGGGCCATGGCAACGGCAGGTTTGCAGTGACTGTGCTGGAGCACAGAGtttcagagggcagagggcaaggggcagggggcgggggtagGAGCAC encodes:
- the TUBB1 gene encoding tubulin beta-1 chain isoform X1; this encodes MREIVHIQIGQCGNQIGAKFWEVIGEEHGIDAVGSYGGDCALQLERISVYYNEAHGKKYVPRAVLVDLEPGTMDSIRSSRLGALFQPDSFVHGNSGAGNNWAKGHYTEGAELLESVLDVVRAESEACDCLQGFQLVHSLGGGTGSGMGTLLLNKIREEYPDRILNSFSVMPSPKVSDTVVEPYNAVLSVHQLIENADACFCIDNEALYDICFRTLKLTTPTYGDLNHLVSLTMSGITTSLRFPGQLNADLRKLAVNMVPFPRLHFFMPGFAPLTAQGSQQYRALSVAELTQQMFDARNTMAACDPRRGRYLTVACIFRGKMSTKEVDEQLLTVQTRDSSSFVEWIPNNVKVAVCDIPPRGLNMAATFIGNNTAIQELFTRVSEHFSAMFRRKAFVHWYTGEGMDIGEFVEAEGNVHDLVSEYQQFQDAKAALEEDEEVAGEAETGAGNTEC
- the TUBB1 gene encoding tubulin beta-1 chain isoform X2: MAAHTCQFWEVIGEEHGIDAVGSYGGDCALQLERISVYYNEAHGKKYVPRAVLVDLEPGTMDSIRSSRLGALFQPDSFVHGNSGAGNNWAKGHYTEGAELLESVLDVVRAESEACDCLQGFQLVHSLGGGTGSGMGTLLLNKIREEYPDRILNSFSVMPSPKVSDTVVEPYNAVLSVHQLIENADACFCIDNEALYDICFRTLKLTTPTYGDLNHLVSLTMSGITTSLRFPGQLNADLRKLAVNMVPFPRLHFFMPGFAPLTAQGSQQYRALSVAELTQQMFDARNTMAACDPRRGRYLTVACIFRGKMSTKEVDEQLLTVQTRDSSSFVEWIPNNVKVAVCDIPPRGLNMAATFIGNNTAIQELFTRVSEHFSAMFRRKAFVHWYTGEGMDIGEFVEAEGNVHDLVSEYQQFQDAKAALEEDEEVAGEAETGAGNTEC